The DNA region TTACTATCACCTTAACCTTgttaacaattcctcgtatcAATAACCTATAAAAGTGAAAGAAGTCAATAATTGTATATCATGCATGGTCCAGTTTATTCCTAATCATTCCGTAACCATGAACTTTACAGACGATATGTACAATGTTTACAGAGGTATTCCGCATATGTATGTCCTATTAACCGTTACGTTCCTTCGGATCTCTGGACAGTTTCAGAGCGATAACGACCGATTGCGGAAAGGTTCTGGTACGGGTCTTTCTCGATTATACAGCACCAGTTATTAACAACCATTCATAAACCATAGTAACCCGTACCGTTTACAGGAAACATCAACTTCGGCATTAAGCTATTGTAGAGTACCAAAGACTTGATAACGGGAGCACGTGGTCTGGCTGGGATACTTTCCCGCAAACATCTCGGAGCTGGCAGAGTAAGCACTCCAGAGCTTGAAGTCTGGCTTCAACATACCGTACTTTATTTCGAGTGTTTGATTGAAAATGTCTAGTTACAGAACATTGGCATTCTCCTAAATTTTAAGTGGCCAAGTTCACAGAATTTGTGTAATAAAGCTACAGGAACATGCATTTAAGTTATTCTAGTATACGGTGACCTTGGCAATTTGTAGCTGAAGGTCACGGCTACATGTTGTTGCGTCTTCGGTAAATAGTTTTACTACACAGACAAACAGTGGGGcgtattgttgtataatgtctGTAATTATGTATCTGTCAGCCGCCCACTTGCCTTAAAACCATAAGATATGGTAAACTAACGATCCCATTAAAATCGGGATACTCCTACAGATACCAATACACTTTATGCTGCCTATAGCTGCTCATTACTAGTGTActaagaaaatgaaaagaagAATTTTTGGTGTTTTTGGAAAACTATGTAAATCATCAAAGTAAAAATGTAGTTTATTTGCTGATATAGATGTATACATTGTTACgtcatcgatactccaggggttactttcaacGCCGTTATATTGATATAATggcagtgaaagtaaccccttgATTATCGAAAATGACATTGTTAGTGATAACGTTGGACCTTTTGTGCTTTACATGTGGAGGTTTCGAAGtgtaaatgttatatatttggCGAATACATCATTGTTGTCGAAGTTGAAGAGTTCAATGTTGGTGACGTAGAAGTGTACAGTGTAGGAATCATAGAAGTGTACATTGTTAATGAAGAAGATGGATACTTTTTAGTCATTTATAAGTGTATATTGTTGGTGAAGTAGAAGTGTATATTGTTGGTGACGTAGAAGTGTATATTGTTGGTGACGTAGAAATGTATATTGTTGGTGACGTAGAAAGTGTATATTGTTGGTGACGTAGAAGTGTATATTGTTGGTGACGTAGAAGTGTACATTGTTGGTGACGCAGAAGTGTATATTGTTGGTGACGTAGAAGTGTATATTGTTGGTGACGTAGAAGTGTATATTGTTGGTGACGTAGAAGTGTATATTGTTGGTGACGTAGAAGTGTATATTGTTGGTGACGTAGAAGTGTATATTGTTGGTGACGTAGAAGTGTATATTGTTGGTGACGTAGAAGTGTATATTGTTGGTGACGTAGAAGTGTATATTGTTGGTGACGTAGAAGTGTACATATATTGTTGGTGACGTAGAAGTGTACATTGTTAGTGACGCAGGTATAGTGTGAGTATATTGCATTGGTGATGTAGAAGAAGTGTATATTGTTGGTAGAAGCAGAAGTGTATATTGTTGGTGATGTAGAAGTGTATATTGTTGGTGACGTAGAAGTGTACATTGTTGGTGAGTACAGAAGTTTATATTGCTGATGACGTAGAAGTGTATATTGTCAGTGACGTAGAACTATACATCGTTGTTGAGGTAGAAGTGTACATTATTTGTGACTTATAGGTGTACATTGTTAGTAACATAGAAACTATACATTGCTGGTGACGCAGAAGTGTATATTGTTGGTGACGTAGAAGTGTATATTGCTGGTGACGTAGAAGTGTACATTGTTGGTGACGCAGAAGTGTACATTGTTGGTGACGTAGAAGTGTATATTATTGGTGACGTAGAAGTGTACATTGTTGTTGACGTAGAAGTGTATATTGTTGTGACGTAGAAGTGTACAGTCGTTGTTGACGTAGAAGTGTACATTGTTAGTGACACAGAAGTGTATATTGCTGGTGACGTAAAAGTGCTATATTGTTGGTGACGTAGAAGTGTACATTGTTAGTGATATAGAACTATACATCGTTGTTGAGGTAGAAGTGTACATTGTTAGTGATATAGAACTATACATCGTTGTTGAGGTAGAAGTGTATATTGTCAGTGATATAGAACTATACATCGTTGTTGAGGTAGAAGTGTATATTGTCAGTGATATAGAACTATACATCGTTGTTGAGGTAGAAGTGTATATTGTTAGTGATATAGAACTATACATCGTTGTTGAGGTAGAAGTGTACATTGTTAGTGATATAGAACTATACATCGTTGTTGAGGTAGAAGTGTATATTGTTAGTGATATAGAACTATACATCGTTGTTGAGGTAGAAGTGTACATTGTTAGTGATATAGAACTATACATCGTTGTTGAGGTAGAAGTGTACATTATTAGTGACGTAGAAGTGTATATTGTTGGTGACGTAGAAGTGTACATTGTTAGTGATATAGAACTATACATCGTTGTTGAGGTAGAAGTGTACATTGTGTACATTGTTGTGACATAGAAGTATACATCGTTGGTGACGTAGAAGTGTACATTGTTAGTGATATAGAACTATACATCGTTGTTGACGTAGAAGTGTATATTGTCAGTGATATAGAACTATACATCGTTGTTGAGGTAGAAGTGTATATTGTCAGTGATATAGAACTATACATCGTTGTTGAGGTAGAAGTGTACATTGTTAGTGACGTACATTGTTGGTGACATAGAACTATACATCGTTGTGTTGAGTTAGAAGTGTACattgtgtagtgattatagaAACCTATACATCGTTGTTGAGGTAGAAGTGTACATTGTTAGTGATATAGAACTATACATCGTTGTTGAGGTAGAAGTGTACATTGTTAGTGATATAGAACTATACATCGTTGTTGAGGTAGAAGTGTACATTGTTAGTGATATAGAACTATACATCGTTGTTGAGTTAGAAGTGTACATTGTTCAGTGACATAGAACTATACATCGTTGTTGAGGTAGAAGTGTACATTGTTAGTGACATAGAACTATACTATTACATGGTGACGTAGAAGTGTATATTGTTGGTGACGTAGAAGTGTACATCGTTGTTGAGTAGAAGTGTACATTGTTGGTGACATAGAAGTGTACATCGTTGGTGAGGTAGAAGTGTATATTGTCAGTGATATAGAACTATACATCGTTGTTGAGGTAGAAGTGTATATTGTCAGTGACATAGAACTATACATCGTTGTTGAGGTAGAAGTGTACATTGTTAGTTATAGACTATACACGTTGTTGAGGTAGAAGTGTACATTGTTGTCAGTGACATAGAACTATACATCGTTGTTGACGTAGAAGTGTACATTGTTAGTGACATAGGTACATCGTTGTGAGAGTTAAAGTGTATATTGTTAGTGATACTAGAACTATACATCGTTGTTGAGGTAGAAGTGTATATGTCAGTGACATAGAACTATACAACATTGTTGAGGTAGAAGAGTGTACATTGTTGTGATATAGAACTATACATCGTTGTTGAGGTAGAAGTGTACATTGTTAGTGATATAGAACTATACATCGTTGTTGAGGTAGAAGTGTACATTGTTAGTGATATAGAACTATACATCGTTGTTGAGGTAGAAGTGTATATTGTTAGTGATATAGAACTATACATCGTTGTGAGATAGATGTGTATATTGTTGGTGACGTAGAAGTGAACTATTATTGTTGTTGACGTAGAAGTGTATATTGTTAGTGACGTAGAAGTGTACATTCGTTGGTGACGTAGAAGTGTACATTGTTAGTGATATAGAACTATACATCGTTGTTGAGGTAGAAGTGTACATTGTTAGTGACGTAGAAGTGTACATCGTTGTTGACGTAGAAGTGTATATTGTTAGTGACATAGAACTATACATCGTTGTTGAGGTAGAAGTGTACATTGTTAGTGACGTAGAAGTATACATTGTTGTTGACGTAGAAGTGTATACATTGTTGGTGACGTAGAAGTGTATATTGCTGGTGACGTAGAAGTGTATATTGTTGTGACGTAGAACTATACATTGTTGTTGAGGTAGAAGTGATATTGTTGTGACGTAGAACTATACATCGTTGTTGAGGTAGAAGTGTACATTGTTAGTGATATAGAACTATACATTGTTGTGTGACGTAGAAGTGTATATTGTTAGGTGTTGACGTGAAATAGAAACTTATACATCGTTGTATATTGTTGGTGACGTAGAAGTGTACATTGTTAGTGATATAGAAAGTAACATTGTATGACAGAAGTGTATATTGTGGTGACGTAGAAGTGTATATTGTTGGTGACGTAGAAGTGTATACATTGTTGGTGACGTAGAAGTGTACATTGTTAGTGACGTAgaagtgtatattgttgttgacGTAGAAGTGTATATTGTTGGTGACGTAGAAGTGTACATTGTTGGTGACGTAGAAGTGTACATTGTTGGTGACGTAGAAGTGTACATTGTTGGTGACGTAGAAGTGTATATTGTTGGTGACGTAGAAGTGTATATTGTCAGTGACATAGAACTATACATCGTTGTTGACGTAGAAGTGTACATTAGTACAGTTGTGAGGAAAGAAGTGAGTATAGAAGTATACATCGTTGTGACGTAGAAGTGTATATTGTTAGTGACATAGAACTATACATCGTTGTTGAGGTAGAAGTGTagaagttgttgttgacttgaACGTAGAAGTGTACATTGTTAGTGATGTAGAAAGTATACATTGTTGGTGACGTAGAAGTGTATATTGTTGGGGACGTAGAAGTGTATATTGTTGGTGACGTAGAAGTGTGTATATTGTTGGTGACGTAGAAGTGTACATTGTTGGTGACGTAGAAGTGTACATTGTTGGTGACGTAGAAGTGTATATTGTTGGTGACGTAGAAGTGTATATTGTTGGTGACGTAGAAGTGTACATTGTTGGTGACGTAGAAGTGTACATTGTTGGTGACGTAGAAGTGTATATTGTTGGTGACGTAGAAGTGTATATTGTTGGTGACGTAGAAGTGTATATTGCTGGTGACGTAGAAGTGTACATTGTTGGTGACGTAGAAGTGTATATTGCTGGTGACGTAGAAGTGTATATTGTTGGTGACGTAGAAGTGTATATTGCTGGTGACGTAGAAGTGTATATTGTTGGTGACGTAGAAGTGTATATTGTTGGTGACGTAGAAGTGTATATTGTTGGTGACGTAGAAGTGTACATTGTTGGTGACGTAGAAGTGTGCATTATTTGTGACTTATAGGTGTACATTGTTAGTAACATAGAACTATACATTATTGGTAACGCAGAACGCAGAAGTGTACATTGTTGATGACGTAGAAGTATACAATGTTGGTGacgtattccgtctttgcatattacagagttagctcccttacgggtaggtatcgattattacgtcattattttgtgagcgcaattcacgtcattttccccgaaaagtatgacgttacgctcacaaacacatgacgtcacaatcaatacctaccagcaagtgcagataactctgtaatatataaattcGATTTAAGTGTACATAATTTGTGACGTAGAAGTGTACATTGTTTGTGACTTTGCGGTATTTGTTGAGTGTAGTGTAGACTTACGGACAGAAATGTAAATTATCTCCTATATAACTATTGTCAACTGCACATTGCCGATAGTTGTGTTTTcattacaaatattataatatgGTATTTGTATACTGATAATTACTGAAGTAATATGGTAAACGCcgttaaatataatatttattagcCCTGTAACTGAATCAGCGCTTCAAAGActaaaactaccgctaaaattaAACTACCGCCAATATAAAACtaacaccaaaataaaaactatatcGCCAAAATAAAACAACCGCtgaaataaaactaccactaagATAAAACAAcctctaaaataaaactactgctaaaataaaacaaccactaaaataaaactatcgctaaaataaaactactgctaaaataaaactaccactaaaataatcctgctgctaaaataaaacttctGCTAAAATAAACTtctgctaaaataaaactaccgttaaaataaaactaccactaaaataaaactaccactaaaataagaaCGTTTACAGAATATACCCAATCATATAACACATTCTGACAGTCGATGACATACAACGTACTTGTATTTTACCACCGTGACATGATTCCATTTCTCCTAAACAAACAATTCAATATTACCAATGATGACGCTAAAGGCCTGACTAGGTACTACAATCGATTTCCACACAGTTTGTATTTATTAGAATATCACAACTTGATACAAAAGATCCTGCATTGCTTCTGAAGGCTGGCCATAAATTTATACGACGTATTCCTCAATATTTCACGAATGTCTACCGAATTCTGCAATTGTAAAAAACAGAATCATGGACATAAATCCATTGGCGGTAAAACATCTGGGCTAATATCGTATTCCCAGAGGTAATTAACGGCAACGAAATTAATTCATTCACATAACATAAGAACGGATTCTGTAAGCGTTATGCGCTAACCCAATCATAGACATGTAATAGGTCTCCGCTGGGGCGAGTAATCGGCCCTGTAACAACCTATTATGAGCTCCGTAAGATGGCGCTGTCAGTCACGGGATATTTACAGGTAACATGGGAGTGTATATCTTGAGTCTGGATCGCGTACTGCCAGACGCTGTACgaaacaacaacaatacatttacaaacGTCCCGACAAAAACTCAGAAACAATACCGCCACACAGCACGATATTGTCTATTCTGCGTCTGACGGCAATTTCGGCAATCGGAACACCTCGGAAAAATTTCCGACAATCTTCGGAAATTCAACGTTTCCGGATATTGCCGAAAATTGCTCCGATATTTTGCGATTGGTCAATTTCGTACTACATTTTGGACAAAACGTACACAATGTAATTATGCACATACTTCCTGCAGTTCTGTAAACCACTATCTTTTCGCGAGATATACAATTTCGCGAGAGCTAAGTCgggttttcaaatattttgcgAATAATTAATGCATTCGAAAATAACCAAGATGCGAAATATTGTACGCGAAAATGATGAGGGTTTCAGAATACTATCATTAAGGAGCGATTcgggataaaaaaaaatatctgaccTGCCTTTATAAACATTATAGACGTTATCTAAAGGATTTTCATTCCTCTCGAAAAGAACCCGAAAATAAACATCTCGCGAAATGATAATAATTCACAGTATTAGTGATACTTTTAACATATATCTCCCCTGACATTGGGCAGATGTCAGTGTTATGCAattcaataattaaaattttacccACTCTATGATTGGCTTGTACATGTGTATCAGCAACCATAATTCTTTAAGATGGTCATTTCTAATCTGTTGACATCCGAATAGACACAACACTATGGATTTCCGTGTAACTGACATATAATATGGCCAAACCTAGAATTTTTGTTAGATTCCGGATAATATGAAGTCCGATTCGAGTGCTGTATGTGTTATTTCCGGAACCCTCGGGACTACGAAACAATGCTCGGACATTTCCTGACCAGGACTAGAATTGATCAGGCGAAAGCCGTGTCTGAGGCGTTTAAGGAGCGTGGCTAACGCAGAGGTCCACACAGGGGACGTCAAACTACCAAGCAATGCATTTAATCCTGTTAATAGTAACTCCGACAATAATCATACGGTTGAGTTCCCCGTGGGGACCCCCTCTAATATAAGTGTGCAGTTTTGAGTAACTAAGTGATTGCCTGGGAGAATTGTGGTAACATCTGTCTTCAAATTCATCATTGTTACTGTACATCCGCAGCCTTGACATCGACATAAATAACAGGTTCATTGAAACTGGCAGTGTGCTGACCATTCTAAATGGTCATCTGTTGACCTCCGCCTGGACAGAGGTCACTTCACGTCTTTATGGCGTCCAGCAATGTGGTCAAGACCATATAACGCCCTGATTCATGATCACATAAGCATACCAATTGAACATGTACTAAGCCGCAGTTACAGTATAATTAAGAAAGGTTAAAAAATCGCACGTTCATGTTAATTATGTCAAAAGTACAGAACCAGCCAGAAAGCAGACATCATTGTACATACCTGCGGTTTAAAATCGTATTGAAATTCTTTCTTGCCATTTCCATACACTTTTTTGTAATACCGATGCATTCTACCTCGTTAGAACTCTGACTGGGAGTTTCAGAAGTCTAATTGTAAAAAAAGGCCCCTACTACAGTTGTCCCCCAACCTTAAACAGATGGTTATCTCGGGGTTAGCGATCTCAAatttagattatctcccctttcatTGAAATCAGAATTGGACTTGGCGTGAAACTCTTACATTCTGAGATTGTGGTGATTACATAacttatttatacttttgattCATCTTTTCATAAAGtgcaaatatcaaatattatttcataGTTCCGGTATTTGCAGATTGGCAAGACACACTGACTGTAGAAAAGGAAGAGGGAGGGGGGGAACCTATGAACTTAGAATATATATTAAGGTCCAGTTAGGATATACATTGACGTCACACTGGTCAAGACAAATCTATAGACGGTATACTGGCCAATGGTTAGTTTTGATGGTCTTAACATGAATATGGCTCTATATTGCAATCTCAAAGCTTGCAATACGAACGTAGGCAATGAACTAACACCAGAACCCGAAAAATGTTTACGAACATGACTTCCATTAATGAATTTGCTCTTATGCTTAAGCATGTATCTTGCTTAAGACGTGTAAAACGGCAAATCGGAATCAAATTAGTCTCAAAAACGACCTAATTATAATGAAACTGGGATCAGTCATGGATTGTGTCAATCGGAAACCTTGTGATTTTCTCGTTTACGGAAAGTGCCGAAAGTTGCCGATTGTGTTTCAATAAGTTTGACTATGCGTTCCGAAAGGTTGGAAGTAATTAGCTTCAATTGTTTCATTCGCTGAGGTTCAAATCTATAGGTCTAAACGAAACGCTGGAACACTTAGAGGTAACATCGAGCAACAAAACACATTAGAGTTTTATATGAATGTAGAGAaaagaaatttttaaaatacTCTCCGTCAGCATGCACGTCTTGCAGCAATGCGTTGTTGGGTTTTCGTCAAGGGTCTCAACGTCGGCATTATATAATGAAAACGGGGATATGTCCATAAATTGGACATTAAAGACACCATTGTTGACATTCTTCAAGTCTGCACTTGATCGCATACCTTTCTACCAGCTTTTCCCGCTAGGCTTCATTAGTAAATATTTTGTCTCCATCATCTAAACACTTGCTATTTCGCAACCTTGTTGGCAAAACAAGAGCCAGCAAGAATCTGATTGAACGAGACGAGTAAATAAAGAGTTTCCTGCAATGAATCGCAATGCTCAGCAATcttctgaaatatataaaacCGATAATTTCCGAAGATTGCCGAAAATCTCCGAAATGTTGCGATTGAAGATTCGGATTGGAGTCTAGTGAGAGACGAAAAACAACGGTAGGTTTTCCCGTATTTCTCTAATCTGAACAAACAGGTTTATAAGTATAGATATACTAACTGACCAaagaaacatgtatacatgtatttgattgtGATCAAAGGCAAGCAATCGTTGCTAGCCATtaccaagtacatgtataccaaaTCCATTTGTCCgacatttgaaatatattctaCATTAGAAGCACTTATAAATCAATGAAGATAAAATTCTTCCTTGAACGTCATACCGGTGTCTGTGTACATCTTGTTACTAAGTACAGACTGTGTGGGCAACCACCGGCGAATTTCTGAACTATTTAATGCGTTTTTGTAATTTCTcttttagaaatatcaaatgTTGATCCGGGATAGCAAGTTCGTGTTACTGACGGGATACAACCGGCGCTTATCCAACCTTTAATGATAGCATCAAGATTCAAAATCAAAGAcgcaacataaaatatattgtacaaCTCTTAACAGGTTCAACCTTCTAGCTATTAGATATTATCTAAGTGCGTGACCtttcctgttttttttaatttgcatcTGATATAGAATATAGCTATAGTGTTTCATGAGTGTGCAATGCCGTATTGAATGTTTCTAATTGTATTACTTCATTACGTGCAGCATTATATGCAATATTTACCATATTTTATCTTTAGAATTTCATTAAGTTCCAGTAACGATTTTTGAATTGATTATTACGATTAAAGAGAGATGCATGTTGTTCAAttatgtgatatgaaatattattggtTTTACATTCCATATCAAATTACATTACATCGATATGttatataactttaatgaaATCCAAATTGCAGTTGTAGGATAAAATAAACATTGCTAACACGGGTAACCCCGACCAGTTCACGATGAACGAATTCCTGTAAGAGAATTTATGATAAGAAACAAATATTAGCTTTCCAAAACTCTAAGAAGGCGGCATAACGTGATCGAAGATTGAAAGAAATAAAAGACTGAGTCAATCATAACTGACAAAGGACTTTGTAGTTACAATCGCAAAGTCgactagtgttcagaggtcctgGGTTCGAACCCCGAGTTGCATTTGTTGCTCTCCAGCTGCAGACTTATCTTCCGCGTCACGTCAGCCAGTGGAGCAGATGGAAAAGCCATTTTGATAACCTCGTATTTTCTGTAAGCATGgacaaaacatcaaataattAACAAACAGAAATGATGATCTATCTCTGGGTTGCCTGTTCGAAGTCTACCTGCTACAATGTGTCAGGTATTGTCTGCAGGGCGACGATTTTTTTCAGCTACTTCGAAAGATTTATCATCGGTTTTCCATCAAGTGTTAACTGTGAAAAACATTTGCAGATGTTAAATACACTAATGCAAAACaaatttttattcttatttttttttatttgctgaCTTTATGGGTAAAATTTGCTATGAGTTTAGGGGTTATGGGCCTCCTGTAGGGAACCTTTAGGTCTCTCGCCCTTCAATCTGTACCAATGACCCACTGTTGTATAACATCTATTCGTGTGCCGTTCATCAGTTGATTAACCTCGCGATTCTCCCCTTTATGAGCTGGAGCTGTGCGTGGTCACTGCTTCGACAGTCCAGTAGGCCAAACCAATCCCTCAATCAACTAGTCACATCAAACCGCGTTATACAACCTGTATTTCCCACAACAGACATCAAATCTAGGAGATTTATATTTCCCCGGTGTTGTAAAAGTTCCTTTAACGGAGTTTTGATGAGTCTTTGTTGTAATATGAAATGGTGACTTATTTTTGTTCCTATAGAGGAATTCCTCAACCTTTTTTCGGAACAGAATTAAACAGTAATGCGCTGTATGTATTGAACATGACTTGACtatggtgagggaacacagacatgacatgtATATGGTGAGGGAACACACACGTGACATGTTTATGTAGAGGGAACACACACGTGACATGTTTATGTAGAGGGAACACACACGTGACATGTTCatggtgagggaacacagacTTGACGTGTTtatggtgagggaacacagacatgacatgtttatgtAGAGGGAACACACACgtgacatgtttatggtgagggaacatagacatgacatgtttatggtgagggaacacagacatgaAAGGTTTATGGTGAGGGAACACACACgtgacatgtttatggtgagggaAAACACgtgacatgtttatggtgagggaACACACACGTGACATGTTTTTGGTGAGGGAACACACACgtgacatgtttatggtgaggAAACACAGACATGACGTATTTATGTAgagggaacacagacatgatatgtttatggtgagggaacacagacatgacatgtttatggtgagggaACACACACgtgacatgtttatggtgagggaACACACACgtgacatgtttatggtgaggAAACACACACGTGACATGTTTATGTAgagggaacacagacatgacatgtatatgtagaggGAACACACACGTGACATGTTTTTTCAGCgggaacacagacatgacatgtATATGGTGAAggaacacagacatgacatgtttatggtgagggaacacagacatgacatgtttatggtgagggaACACACAAGTGACATGTTTATGTAGAGGGAACACAGACAGGACATGTTCatggtgagggaacacagacTTGACGTGTTtatggtgagggaacaca from Argopecten irradians isolate NY chromosome 5, Ai_NY, whole genome shotgun sequence includes:
- the LOC138324450 gene encoding DNA-directed RNA polymerase subunit beta''-like; translated protein: MRSSADLKNVNNGVFNVQFMDISPFSLYNADVETLDENPTTHCCKTCMLTEITNNAHFYVTNNVHFYVTNNIHFYVTNNIHFYVTNNIHFYVTSNIHFYVTNNIHFYVTSNIHFYVTNNVHFYVTSNIHFYVTNNIHFYVTNNIHFYVTNNVHFYVTNNVHFYVTNNIHFYVTNNIHFYVTNNVHFYVTNNVHFYVTNNIHTSTSPTIYTSTSPTIYTSTSPTMYTFYITNNVHFYVQVNNNFYTSTSTTMYSSMSLTIYTSTSQRCILLYSLLSSQLY